In one window of Photobacterium leiognathi DNA:
- the mpl gene encoding UDP-N-acetylmuramate:L-alanyl-gamma-D-glutamyl-meso-diaminopimelate ligase, giving the protein MHIHILGICGTFMGGAAMLARQLGHTVTGSDANVYPPMSTMLEAQGIEIIQGYDPAQLDPAPDLVVIGNAMSRGNPCVEYVLNNNLRYTSGPQWLQEYLLHDRWVMAVSGTHGKTTTASMLAWILEDCGYQPGFLVGGVLGNFGISARLGESMFFVVEADEYDSAFFDKRSKFVHYHPRTLIMNNLEFDHADIFDDLKAIQRQFHHLVRTVPGNGRILAPKGVKNIDETLEMGCWSELEYIGGDGHWRAEKHREDGSVFDVYLDGDNVGTVRWSLVGDHNVNNALMAIAAARHVGVTPDLACEALAKFINTKRRLELKGEENGVAVYDDFAHHPTAIELTLGGLRAKVGDSRILAVLEPRSNTMKLGVHKDDLAPSLHAADEVFFFQPPNIPWSVEEIAQQCSQPAYCSGDLDELVKRIVEQAKPGDTILVMSNGGFGGIHDKLLTALAK; this is encoded by the coding sequence ATGCACATTCATATTCTCGGTATTTGCGGTACATTCATGGGCGGTGCTGCAATGCTTGCAAGACAGCTAGGTCACACAGTCACTGGTTCTGACGCTAATGTTTATCCGCCAATGAGCACCATGTTAGAAGCTCAAGGCATTGAAATTATTCAAGGGTACGATCCTGCTCAGTTAGATCCAGCGCCTGATCTTGTCGTGATCGGTAATGCCATGAGTCGTGGTAACCCTTGCGTTGAATACGTATTAAATAACAATTTACGCTACACCTCAGGCCCACAGTGGCTACAAGAATATTTATTACATGATCGCTGGGTAATGGCGGTATCAGGTACTCACGGTAAAACTACCACAGCTAGTATGTTGGCTTGGATCTTAGAAGATTGTGGTTATCAACCAGGCTTTTTAGTCGGTGGTGTTTTAGGTAACTTTGGTATTTCAGCACGCCTAGGTGAGAGCATGTTCTTCGTGGTTGAAGCGGATGAATATGACAGTGCTTTTTTTGATAAGCGTTCGAAGTTTGTTCACTACCACCCTCGTACTTTGATCATGAATAACTTGGAATTTGATCACGCTGATATTTTTGACGATCTAAAAGCGATCCAACGTCAGTTCCACCACCTTGTTCGTACTGTACCTGGTAATGGTCGTATTTTAGCGCCAAAAGGGGTGAAGAATATCGATGAAACCTTGGAAATGGGCTGTTGGAGCGAGTTGGAATATATCGGTGGTGATGGTCACTGGCGCGCAGAAAAACACCGTGAAGATGGAAGTGTGTTTGATGTGTATCTTGATGGCGATAATGTTGGCACGGTACGCTGGTCTTTAGTTGGCGATCATAATGTTAATAATGCATTGATGGCGATAGCTGCTGCGCGTCATGTCGGCGTCACACCAGATCTAGCTTGTGAAGCATTAGCGAAATTTATTAATACCAAGCGTCGCTTAGAGCTAAAAGGCGAAGAAAATGGCGTTGCGGTTTATGACGACTTTGCTCATCACCCAACGGCAATTGAACTCACTCTTGGTGGTTTACGCGCGAAAGTCGGTGATTCACGTATTCTTGCGGTGTTAGAGCCACGTTCAAACACCATGAAACTGGGTGTTCACAAAGACGATCTTGCACCATCGTTACATGCGGCTGATGAAGTGTTCTTCTTCCAACCACCCAATATTCCATGGTCGGTAGAAGAGATCGCACAGCAATGTTCTCAACCTGCCTATTGCAGTGGTGATCTTGATGAACTGGTTAAGCGTATTGTGGAGCAAGCAAAGCCAGGCGATACCATTTTAGTGATGAGTAACGGTGGCTTTGGCGGTATTCATGACAAGCTATTAACCGCATTAGCAAAGTAA
- the fbp gene encoding class 1 fructose-bisphosphatase: MANIRTLGEFIVEKQHDFPHASGELSSLLGSIKLAAKIVNREINKAGLVDITGAAGDQNIQGEDQQKLDVYANEKFKAALEARDQVCGIASEEEDNAVGFNKPLNLNAKYVVLMDPLDGSSNIDVNVSVGTIFSIYRRISPVGSPPTEEDFLQPGSQQVAAGYVIYGSSTMLVYTTGNGVHGFTYDPSLGSFCLSHENMTIPQDGVIYSINEGNYIRFPMGVKKYIKFCQEAVPEEKRPYTSRYIGSLVADFHRNLLKGGIYLYPSTASYPNGKLRLLYECNPMAFLIEQAGGKATDGFQRILDISPTELHQRVPFFVGSTNMVEKVEGFLREYPDE; encoded by the coding sequence ATGGCAAATATTAGAACGCTTGGTGAATTCATTGTCGAGAAGCAGCATGACTTTCCCCACGCAAGTGGCGAACTATCATCTCTTTTAGGCTCGATCAAACTCGCCGCTAAAATTGTTAATCGTGAAATTAATAAGGCTGGGTTAGTGGATATTACTGGAGCAGCAGGCGATCAAAATATTCAAGGGGAGGATCAACAAAAGCTAGATGTCTATGCCAATGAAAAATTTAAAGCCGCTTTAGAAGCACGGGATCAAGTGTGTGGTATTGCCAGTGAGGAAGAAGATAACGCTGTTGGCTTTAATAAACCGCTAAACCTCAACGCCAAATACGTTGTGCTAATGGATCCTCTTGATGGTTCATCCAACATTGATGTCAATGTTTCGGTAGGCACCATATTTTCTATTTATCGCAGAATATCGCCTGTTGGTTCACCACCAACAGAAGAAGACTTTCTCCAACCGGGTAGCCAACAAGTCGCCGCAGGCTATGTCATTTATGGCTCTTCAACCATGCTCGTTTACACCACAGGCAACGGCGTTCATGGCTTTACATATGATCCATCCCTTGGCAGCTTTTGTCTCTCCCATGAAAATATGACCATCCCCCAAGACGGCGTGATTTATTCCATCAATGAAGGTAATTACATTCGTTTTCCAATGGGCGTGAAGAAATACATCAAGTTTTGCCAAGAAGCCGTACCTGAAGAAAAACGCCCTTATACCTCACGTTATATTGGCTCCCTTGTTGCTGATTTCCATCGTAACTTACTAAAAGGCGGTATTTACCTCTACCCAAGTACTGCTAGTTACCCTAACGGAAAGCTGCGCCTACTTTATGAATGTAATCCAATGGCATTTCTAATCGAACAGGCTGGCGGTAAAGCAACGGATGGTTTTCAGCGGATCTTAGATATTTCACCAACCGAATTACACCAACGTGTGCCTTTCTTTGTTGGATCCACCAACATGGTTGAGAAAGTCGAAGGTTTCCTTCGTGAATATCCTGATGAGTAA
- the ppa gene encoding inorganic diphosphatase has translation MSLNQVPAGKDIPEDIYVVIEIPANADPIKYEVDKDTGAIFVDRFMSSPMFYPCNYGYVNNTLSLDGDPVDVLVPTPFPLVPGAVIRCRPVGVLKMTDESGEDAKIVAVPHSKLSKEYDHINDVNDLPELLKAQITHFFERYKELEPNKWVKVEGWDNAEAAKAEILTSFERAQKK, from the coding sequence ATGAGCCTTAATCAGGTCCCTGCTGGCAAGGATATCCCAGAAGATATTTACGTTGTTATTGAAATCCCTGCAAACGCAGATCCGATTAAATACGAAGTAGACAAAGACACTGGTGCAATTTTTGTAGACCGTTTTATGTCTAGCCCAATGTTTTACCCATGTAACTACGGTTATGTAAACAACACCCTATCACTTGATGGTGATCCGGTTGACGTATTAGTCCCAACGCCATTCCCGCTAGTACCAGGTGCTGTGATCCGTTGTCGTCCTGTGGGCGTATTGAAGATGACTGATGAGTCAGGTGAAGATGCGAAAATCGTAGCAGTGCCACACAGCAAGCTAAGTAAAGAATATGATCACATTAATGATGTGAACGATCTTCCTGAACTACTAAAAGCACAAATCACTCACTTCTTCGAGCGTTACAAAGAGCTTGAACCAAACAAGTGGGTAAAAGTAGAAGGTTGGGATAACGCAGAAGCTGCTAAAGCTGAGATCTTGACATCCTTCGAGCGTGCTCAAAAGAAATAA
- a CDS encoding rhodanese-like domain-containing protein, with product MMKKTRSLTALLFTLFPAISFAKYVTPDEFWQIEKAQQPLIIDVRTPEEFSKGHLANAINIPFDQITTIENYLTDKSKPILLYCRSGRRAELAENTLYTLGYKETFNGMSYQLLQTAKPKD from the coding sequence ATGATGAAAAAGACACGTAGCTTAACTGCCCTCTTATTTACTCTCTTTCCCGCTATTTCATTTGCTAAATACGTCACACCAGATGAGTTTTGGCAAATCGAAAAAGCTCAACAACCTTTAATAATTGATGTTCGTACTCCTGAAGAGTTCAGCAAAGGTCATCTAGCTAACGCGATCAATATTCCTTTCGATCAAATTACCACAATCGAAAACTATCTCACCGATAAATCAAAACCTATCTTACTGTATTGTCGCTCAGGTCGACGCGCTGAGCTGGCTGAGAACACGCTCTATACTCTTGGCTATAAAGAAACCTTTAACGGTATGAGCTACCAATTATTACAAACAGCGAAACCCAAGGACTAA
- the tamA gene encoding autotransporter assembly complex protein TamA yields the protein MNKVFKWLGVTSFALVLSSPAMASSLKVKGLNGKVEDNVDAYLSAISKDDYSATLRFKEQVLNEISQALQALGYYQPKYDYQVTGSGSKTKIVVTVDQGPRTHISKSNLNITGDAKDDPAFMSLVKDSGLGIGEPLNQGKYEAFKSSLTSLAVRRGYFDAELTKSTLEIVPSRNEAFVTIDFNSGHRYTFGETTFQGSQIDDNRLRSMIPYTEDEPYLASKLGEYNERLSNVGWFSSIFVGGDVKERKDDAIPIHVVVTPQVRNQFETGIGYSTDLGPRLKFNWKKPWFTSKGHSFYLKSEISQVEPKVEAAYKIPLDDVLNNYYQIVGGIRYVDSHDTVSTQFGVGVERHWRLDSGWNRTASLRWMTEDYTQGGKDNEKGVFNVLMPGISYSKSDMVGGMFPSKGSKYNFSVDFADKSLGSNTSFVRLQAKSAWIRSFGENQRGIFRLDGGAVLADDVTDVPPSLRYFIGGDNSVRGYGYQSISPRNSEGRMIGGQYMATSSIEYQYRVYGDWWGAVFYDYGSAWNDSPDWKRGTGVGVRWVSPVGPIRLDFAWGLDKKEKDKFQLHFTLGPEL from the coding sequence ATGAATAAAGTTTTTAAATGGTTGGGAGTGACATCATTTGCTCTGGTGTTATCTAGCCCAGCTATGGCCTCTTCATTGAAAGTGAAAGGGCTTAATGGAAAGGTTGAAGATAACGTTGATGCGTATTTATCAGCGATATCAAAAGATGATTATAGTGCGACGCTGCGTTTTAAAGAGCAGGTATTAAATGAGATCAGCCAAGCACTACAAGCGTTAGGTTACTATCAGCCTAAATATGATTATCAAGTAACAGGCAGCGGTTCGAAAACCAAAATTGTGGTTACGGTTGATCAAGGTCCACGAACGCATATTAGCAAGAGTAACTTGAATATTACTGGTGATGCGAAGGATGATCCTGCTTTTATGTCGTTAGTAAAAGACAGCGGGTTGGGCATTGGTGAACCTTTAAATCAGGGCAAATATGAAGCGTTTAAATCGTCGTTAACTAGCCTTGCAGTTCGACGTGGTTACTTTGATGCCGAGCTAACGAAAAGCACGTTAGAAATTGTTCCTAGCCGTAATGAAGCGTTTGTCACCATCGATTTCAATTCTGGGCATCGTTACACCTTTGGTGAGACAACTTTCCAAGGTAGTCAGATTGATGATAATCGCTTACGTTCGATGATCCCTTATACCGAAGATGAGCCTTATCTTGCGTCAAAATTAGGTGAGTACAATGAGCGTTTATCTAACGTTGGTTGGTTTTCTTCTATTTTTGTCGGTGGCGATGTGAAGGAGCGCAAAGATGATGCGATCCCTATTCATGTTGTCGTAACTCCCCAAGTTCGCAATCAATTTGAAACGGGTATCGGTTATTCCACTGACTTAGGCCCAAGATTGAAGTTCAATTGGAAGAAGCCATGGTTCACCAGTAAAGGCCATAGTTTTTACTTAAAATCTGAGATCTCTCAGGTTGAGCCAAAGGTTGAAGCGGCCTACAAGATCCCATTGGATGATGTGTTAAATAACTACTACCAAATTGTGGGTGGTATTCGTTATGTTGATAGCCATGACACAGTAAGTACTCAGTTTGGTGTCGGCGTTGAGCGTCACTGGCGTTTAGATTCTGGTTGGAACCGTACGGCATCACTTCGTTGGATGACGGAAGATTATACTCAAGGCGGCAAAGATAATGAGAAAGGTGTTTTTAATGTCTTAATGCCAGGGATCTCTTATAGCAAGAGTGACATGGTAGGTGGCATGTTCCCATCTAAAGGCAGTAAATATAACTTCTCGGTTGATTTTGCTGATAAGTCTCTTGGTTCTAATACCAGTTTTGTTCGCTTGCAAGCAAAGAGTGCCTGGATCCGTAGTTTTGGTGAAAACCAGCGTGGTATTTTCCGCTTAGATGGCGGTGCGGTACTGGCTGATGATGTGACTGATGTTCCACCTTCACTGCGTTATTTCATTGGTGGTGATAACAGTGTACGTGGTTATGGGTATCAATCTATTTCTCCTCGTAATAGTGAAGGGCGCATGATTGGTGGTCAGTATATGGCAACATCTAGCATTGAATATCAATACCGTGTCTACGGTGATTGGTGGGGTGCAGTCTTTTACGATTATGGCTCGGCATGGAATGATTCACCAGATTGGAAACGCGGTACAGGCGTAGGAGTTCGTTGGGTATCACCTGTTGGTCCAATTCGTCTCGATTTTGCTTGGGGACTTGATAAGAAAGAAAAAGACAAGTTCCAGCTCCACTTTACATTAGGTCCTGAATTATGA
- a CDS encoding DUF1107 domain-containing protein, translating into MLRIFKTYRPLQVARYVKSYFRGRIFIVGIGGFEFDSGRLLPPKSADLKALNVLTEVNREIQTLSVVV; encoded by the coding sequence ATGCTGAGAATTTTTAAAACTTATCGTCCATTGCAAGTTGCACGTTATGTAAAAAGCTATTTTCGAGGGCGTATTTTTATTGTTGGTATTGGTGGCTTTGAGTTTGATAGTGGACGTTTATTACCGCCAAAATCTGCTGATCTCAAAGCATTAAATGTATTAACGGAAGTGAATCGAGAAATTCAAACGTTGTCGGTTGTGGTGTGA
- a CDS encoding TIGR03899 family protein, which produces MSNNNESIKASRVAAVSTKVLTDSKNKIKAIAEKFSLYGKIAPKSEETLETRLQARLTQKQLLEQANLEQIIKLSYDLCHDEPTRDPDPDWLIRFLDMAEQIHNPSMQKLWARILKQELIQAGSVSLRTLQILQTMTHREAMVFQKTLALTCCIGNDKNKKLLTSIKQRKGSFSLQRTHQSHIDYSQYQLPYSSILILTELGLILSTELETNAINPTEKLKFSYHQLAYDLYPIRKGCSLTYYRLSPIGQELAHLIGSQPNDTYQEELYEVLLKYFTISSKEK; this is translated from the coding sequence ATGAGTAATAACAACGAAAGCATAAAAGCATCACGTGTAGCTGCTGTTTCAACAAAAGTACTCACTGACAGTAAAAATAAAATCAAAGCGATTGCTGAGAAGTTTTCTCTTTACGGAAAAATTGCACCTAAAAGTGAAGAAACATTAGAAACACGATTACAAGCAAGGCTCACTCAAAAACAGTTACTCGAACAAGCAAATTTAGAGCAAATAATTAAACTTAGTTACGATCTTTGTCATGACGAACCGACCCGAGATCCCGATCCTGACTGGTTAATTCGCTTTCTCGATATGGCAGAGCAGATCCACAATCCATCAATGCAAAAGCTATGGGCTAGAATACTAAAACAAGAACTCATTCAAGCAGGATCTGTATCGTTAAGAACACTACAAATACTGCAAACAATGACACATAGAGAAGCAATGGTCTTTCAAAAAACACTCGCTCTCACTTGCTGTATTGGAAATGATAAGAATAAGAAACTCTTAACAAGCATCAAACAAAGAAAAGGAAGCTTCAGCTTACAAAGAACCCATCAAAGTCATATTGATTATAGCCAGTACCAACTACCTTACTCATCAATACTTATCCTAACTGAGTTAGGGCTTATCTTAAGCACCGAGTTAGAAACGAATGCTATAAACCCTACAGAAAAGCTTAAATTCAGCTACCACCAATTAGCTTATGATTTATATCCAATCAGAAAAGGCTGCTCATTAACTTATTATCGCCTATCTCCAATTGGACAAGAGTTAGCTCACCTCATTGGCTCACAACCTAATGATACTTACCAGGAAGAACTGTATGAGGTATTACTAAAGTACTTCACCATTAGCTCAAAAGAAAAATAA